Genomic segment of Xanthomonas sp. DAR 35659:
CGATGGACGGCCCGTATTGCCGCGACATCCGCCGCATCCACCACGACCAGTTGGCGCGTGGCATTCCGCTGACGATGTACTGACTTCCCAGGAGACCCGCATGGCACGTCCCACCAGCAAGACCCCGCCACCGACCGCCAAGGCCGCCCGCAGCGGCGCCGGCGCCGACAAGGCGCAGAAAGGCCTGAGCCGAGAGCGCATCGAGGCCGACATGGCCGCGTTCCGCAAGGCCGGCGGCCGCGTCGAAGTGCTCGGCACCACCCGCGTGCTGAAGAAAGTGGACGAAGCCGAAGCCGGCTGAGCCCGCGTCCCAGCCGCCATCGGCGCCGTCTTCACGGCGCCGATGGCGTGCTGGCCGATACTCCCTTCCTCCTCCGCGGTCGACGCACGGCATGCTCCTGCGCTCCCTCTCCGCCGAACTCGGCCAGCCGGCTTGCGGCAACTGCCGCGGCGGCGAGCCGCTCGACTTCGGCATCCGCATGGCGTTCCAGCCGATCGTCGACGCCGACGCGCGCGCGATCTACGCCTATGAGGCGCTGGTGCGCGGCGAGGACGGCAGCGACGCGGCCACGGTGCTGGCACGGGTACGCCCGCAGCAGCTGTACCGCTTCGACCAGACCTGCAGGGTGCAGGCGATCGCCACCGCCGCGCGGCTGGGCCTGCGCACCCGGCTGTCGATCAACTTCATTCCCAATGCGGTCTATGACCCGGCCACCTGCATTCGCCTGACCCTGGCCGCGGCCGAGCACTACGGCGTGCCGACCGGCGAGCTGATCTTCGAAATGAGCGAATCCGAGCGCATCCACGACCTGCCCAAGGTGGTGCGGATCCTGCGCGACTACGCACAGCGCGGTTTCCTGACCGCGATCGACGATTTCGGCGCCGGCCACTCCGGGCTGAATCTGCTCGCCGATTTCCAGCCGCACCTGCTCAAGCTGGACATGGCGCTGATCCGCGGCATCGACGCCGACGCGCCCCGGCGACACATCGTCGCCGGCGTCGTCGGCATGGCCGCGGCGCTGGGCTGCCGGGTGCTCGCCGAAGGCGTGGAGACGGCCGCCGAGTACCGCACGCTGCGCGCACTGGGCATCGGCCTGTTCCAGGGCTTCCTGTTCGCCAGGCCGGCGCTGGAGGCGTTGCCGGCGATCGCCGCGGAACGTTGGGACAGCCTGGAACGCGACGCATAGACGCGGGCGC
This window contains:
- a CDS encoding EAL domain-containing protein; amino-acid sequence: MLLRSLSAELGQPACGNCRGGEPLDFGIRMAFQPIVDADARAIYAYEALVRGEDGSDAATVLARVRPQQLYRFDQTCRVQAIATAARLGLRTRLSINFIPNAVYDPATCIRLTLAAAEHYGVPTGELIFEMSESERIHDLPKVVRILRDYAQRGFLTAIDDFGAGHSGLNLLADFQPHLLKLDMALIRGIDADAPRRHIVAGVVGMAAALGCRVLAEGVETAAEYRTLRALGIGLFQGFLFARPALEALPAIAAERWDSLERDA